The Trichosurus vulpecula isolate mTriVul1 chromosome 3, mTriVul1.pri, whole genome shotgun sequence genome includes a window with the following:
- the LOC118841491 gene encoding UPF0449 protein C19orf25 homolog, with amino-acid sequence MTSKARNPVVLPTRPSPPTAEQILENFHSALPYGPVFTSFAPQALEELPAIQENEDPEAEREHQYQQSHSYVALSHQLQLACGLLKEKCEELWQSGDSLEQDILDMKQKNLSGAQGSSCVPGVGFSG; translated from the coding sequence ATGACCTCTAAAGCCAGAAACCCAGTGGTCCTCCCCACAAGACCATCTCCACCCACAGCAGAACAGATCCTGGAGAATTTCCACAGTGCTCTGCCCTATGGTCCAGTTTTCACCTCCTTTGCCCCACAAGCCCTGGAAGAGCTTCCTGCCATTCAGGAGAATGAGGACCCAGAGGCAGAAAGGGAACATCAGTACCAACAGAGTCACTCCTATGTGGCCCTGAGCCATCAGCTCCAGCTGGCCTGTGGCCTGCTAAAAGAGAAGTGTGAGGAACTGTGGCAGTCTGGGGACAGCCTTGAGCAAGACATCTTAGATATGAAGCAGAAGAACCTCTCTGGTGCACAGGGTTCCAGCTGTGTTCCTGGTGTGGGTTTCTCAGGCTGA